The genomic DNA ttgtcccaggggtgttgtagcgcatcttctgctactgcctctgcgtccgggactactgaacaatacacttccaactttttgttgtacctggttgcgtataggtctatgatcggtccttccctcACAACaaatgagcatcctgtccactacctgttggtgtagggaccactctgtTCCCAGAAATCTGATCCCTgcgctcaacttgtcggccactatgtttctttttcccggaatatacctggccttgatgtctaccaggttctctatagcccactggtgaagttgaactgtcatcacatgtaactgccgagaaactaggcctccttgcttgtttatataagctactactgtggtgttgtctgacatcaataccactgtaTCAAGGTTTTACTTCATGTTCCCTTAATTGTTACCTTTGGTTATAAAAGTCATTGTGAAGCATAACATTTAATTTTCAGCATCAATATCTATAAAAGTATATGTACAATGAAACTGAGAATCACAGGATCATGGTCCATTTCCCATTACACCTGTAATTTCTAATACACCATAAACTGGCAATTTAGAGCAAACGATGAAATAAACCGAAACATTTCCATATTTCAAAAAAAACAACACGATGCATTTTaccatataaatacaaaataaaatatttaagttttaaatACTGACAACTTGCAACAGCGTGTCAACGACTGTATTATGCCTTGATGAATGGAAAATGGAGACAATGGAGCACTACAGTGATAAGGAACAAATTTTTGTTATACAACATTTATTTACAACATTGAATAGAGTATCTGGATGGTTTCATCTTGGTTTTCACTTGTATCAATATTAATACATGACTAGCATGGATGAAACACCGTAGCTTTACTTAAAATAATTGCAACTCTGCCACTGATCACTGGAATGTTCATTTCAATTTAAGATAAGGTAAGGTTCTTTCTCTATAATCTCAACAGTACATTCATTTTGCAATAGGTAAGTGGCCACACTACAGGAATTTGAGCTCACAAATATATCACATAGTTTACATTGAGCAgtatccacccccacccccttgcaCTGCAAGTATCAAATAGAATGCTATACACAGAAGATCTGTACACCTACttacatgaatacatacagtacatagaCTGTTTTAGTTTCTGAGTATTCAGATTTGTAagaataaggaaaaaagaaaatagcttTGCTAAATGCTGAATTTCCCATGACATTTCCTGAGGTTCACATCCTTGCTGTATGTTCATTTTCCATCACAATAAATCTCAATGAGTAATGTGAAAGAGGAAAATTTCAGAAGtatagttttgaaaatttctagtGATGATAAAAAGCTATGCCTTTTCTTAGGCACTCACATGGACAACATTAGAAAGAACTCATCTCCATGTTCACTGCAACACATTAATTACCAATTACTATTTTATTACACTATATTCtaaaagaaattcaaaaactATGCTGTGGGGTAAAGGAAATGAtggcatttatttacattataaaaataataattcaatttatGGTTAGAAGTACAGTATAAGTAAGAATAAATAATTCCATTTCCTCAggcttttttgtttgtatggcgtttttacgttgcatggaaccagtggttattccacTTTTGATACAGAATAGTGAAAGGCACTGGATGTTTTCAATCATACAGCAAAGCAAGcttgtataaatatatcatatttgcTGCAAGTTATGATAGTGACATGAAATGCAGTTAACATGAAAAACTACCTGccaattattaagcaaaatactTACTTTTAGTATAAGAAATTTTTGGATGTAATCTTTAAGACTATTCTTCAGtgctaataataattatttggtACTATTACCTTTGctgttgtttttcattattatattactacaGTATTACTTGCTATTACGTACTTACTCATTATCCACTAAAAATCAGAATCTCCAGTACTGGAAGATGTATTGAGTTATGCATaagatttgttaatataatttatgtgaaaatatgccCAAGATTATATCAAAGCTGGCGATATTGAAATTGCCTTCAGTTACATCATGTGTAAAGTTCATTGAGGTCAAAACCACGAAAACTTattccttttgtttacatttcaataCAGAGTCATCTTTAACCCACAAGAAAGGTTTAAACAGCAGTTACATAATTTGAGAAATGGTTGGTCAACTCAACATACGAAATTTATACCACAACTTGGTCTGCACCAAATTTCCcaatttatttctcttatttgcTCACTGATGCATATAGCCTAAATTGTAATTAgggtaaaattatttttactaatatCATCATATGACAGTGGAAGTGGAAGGTATGGTAAAATACTGTACTGAACATTCAAACTTATGTTTACAAGACAGGCATGCACTCATTTAGAAGCTAAACATAATGATTACAAAAGACAAGAACAGTCATTCACAGAAAATGGGGTTCATCAAATTTAGCTATGAACTTCCCTAAGGACAAAGTTGATCATAACCAAGGTACAAAAGCTATGCCATGGAACATTACGGTCATTTAGCATGAATCCAATAGTACCCTGTATAGCTTTGACAACAGACTATCATCCAGGGAGTTTCTCCAAGCACATGATGCACCCCACTGAATTTCCAAGATCTTTGTTTTGTAGCAAACATTCGTTTGAAAATTAAGACTTACTGGTAGATCTCTTTCCAAGTAGAGTATAAATTCACTGTTTTAGTATAACTTACATATGACTTTCCTGCTAAtcttcattttttaataaaattatactaTTTTAAAATGCTTGAGATGTTCTGAATAGTCCCTAATTTTTTGCAGTAATATTAGCACGatatattaaactttaaagtGAAATGTTGCATATCCATATAGGTGGAAGGAAATCACTTCAAGTACAAACGAGGGGAAACACAGCACGTCACAGAAACTTGCATACCTAACGTGTACATTAAGCCTAAGTGATATGATATACCTTTAAAGTTGTATAGTGAACTTGTTATAGCTATcgtaaaattttagaaaatgcGATTTAACTTACTGAAAATTTTCTatttcaaagtaaaataaaaaggccTGAGAAATTACTAGTAACATAGCTGTCAATTTCCAGTTGAACTTCCCAATGAAGGCTTCTGTGAATCAAGAGcaaaaattaagttttctttgcataattATCAATTAACTGGATGGAACAAATTCTGCAAGACAATTTATGTCATAACTCATGAGGTAATGTCAAGAATCCTCATGGttttatttacatattgcatCAATAATAATTACAACTTTTATTTACAATGTTAACTAATTACTATAACTTTTCTTAGGAGTATTTGGAGAGGGGCCCAATTTCCTTAAAGAAAATAcccaaagaaatttttaaaatttcttaccAACTCAATAATCCTTCTTGATATTTGAGATAAAAATACTTCTAAAAAGTAATGAATTAACAGTAACCTCAAATACTTCAAATTTTACATTCTATgcaaaaaatcaacaacaaaaatagaatGAGAGCTTTATACAGAACTTCTCAGACACATAATCACAGCCATAATCTTTATGGCAGGACCTAATTTAATATGCAATAAGCTTACCAAGTCACTCTGAGTCATCATGAGCAGAGCTTCTCCGTCTATTTGTTCACTCATGAAAACAGTCGACACTTTTTCACAACCAGGTATTCTTGCCACCATCTGTTGAACCTGTTCAGCATTCCAAGCTTCAACATCAGATCTCTTGGCATCACCAAGCGGTGCTGTGAGATGGCGATGTCGCTCCCACGAGTGAGGCACAGGAGCCACAGGATGAGGATTGTAACCAGGATTAAACACTGACTGATGAACTATCATATCTACTCCTTGCTCAGGAGGCTCATCAGGAGGCTGTAAAGGTGTAAGAGGTTGCACAGGATTAGTTACAGGTTGATTTGATGATGTTGATGGTGTTGACGGGGTACCCGACATCATAGGAATGTCTGTAGTTACAGCAGGAGACTGCATGAGACTTGTGACAACATGTGGTTTTGTCTCCTCTATACTCAATTTTTGGACTTTGTGCGCCCTGTTGGGCTCTGGtggactaagttcatcaaaaaattTTCTCCTCTTCCTGACACGCTTTTTCTGACCTTCTGCTTCTTCTACTTCACTTGGACCTTCTTTTTTCGGAAGACCTGGTCGTAAATCCAGTCTGATTTTAGGAGTCATCTTCCCCTTTTTCCTTTCTGAAGAAATATGTAATCTGTCTGGAATGACAGAGTCTGGATCCTTGTTTAAATTTTGTAAAGAGTATGGACATCCAAAGGCAGTGTGATGGGTGGTGTAAATAGGTCCTTTAACATGTCCAATTCCTTTACAGCCCGGCGTCCCACAACTAATCCCAGACTCCACAAATTCTGCTTGCTGTTCAGGTGTCAGAGGAACCTGAAGACGATAACCTGTTTTATTACACCAAGAAGGAGGATGCAAGTCACTTGAATCATCATCAACCCAATAATCATATTCATCACCCCAACCGTCAAAATGAATTTTAGCTTGATAATCTTGGATATCAATAATTGTAGCAACACGTATAAGACTAGGATTTCGCTTGTCAACAGCTTCaactttcatattcactttaaATTCCCGTCGAGGCCTCGTCTTAAACGCTCTTGCTGGAACTGCCATGGCatttgtttcttgaaggtattCATGCCAATTGAAACTTTCAGGATTAGGATAATCATTAGGAGGATGAAGGACCCTATTATTGGCTACACACCATCCAATGGGATGAATATACGGTGAAGACATTTCATTCCAAACATCATATGCCTTATCCCATCcatcaaaatgtattaaaacaCGATTATCAAGAACATCAGCAACTGTTGCCACACAAACCCACATGTTTTTCCTATCTTCAGCTTCTAATTTCATTCCAACACGAAAATTATTCGGAGGGATCATTGTTGTGTGTCCTTTATTCACAAATGCATGTCTTGGCGCAGCTTGAGCTTTACAATGCTCCAAGTAAGCTTTCCAATTAAAACCAATGACTCCAAGAGGTGGTTCTAATTGCCTACCATTTTTCTCACACCATCCAGCTGGAAATAAATTTGGGGAGTCTGCATTTACCCAATAATCATGCTGATCTGAATATCCATCAAAGTGAAGTCTTAGTCTAAATCCTACAGTTTCTGACACAGTCATAACACAAAACAATGCCTGATGAGCAGGGTCTATTGCTTCTAATTTCATTCCTGGTCTAAAGAGATTTCTtgtaaatgggaatggttctggCCATAACTTCAGTGGGGCTGCTTTTGCAAGTCCTTTTGAACGCCCACAGTACTCCAAGTATTTTGtccatgaaaaattattttttccatcttGCCATGGACACTGATATTTGCTCACACTAATGTCCGAGCCAACTGCTGTAGTTTTTGAAGATACTGAGTCTTCATCACTAGGTAAATTAGATTCTTCCAGGTCACTTGTACCCTCTGCAACCATGTCTTGGTCACCCAGTTTTTCCTGCTTcagtctctttctcttttgccgCTCCTTTTCTTGTTTTAAGCGTTCTTTGTCCCATTCAAGCTCACGTGCATCATGTTCCTGCAAAAGAATGAAATATGATCACACAAAAATAAAGCTACATAGAATGACAGAATCTAGACTGGATAAGAGGTTTCATAGTCTTGGTTAACCTAGCTAGGCCAGCCAGAGTTGGAGGAATGCTgtcattaatattttaaatgaaactaCTATAATACTACATAATAGGCTATTATGTATAACAATAACAAGAAGGAAATAATCCAGTCCAATTCATTTCCCTTAAAGTGAAGGATGTTTGTGAGAAGCCTACGTATACTGATTCACTATTTGGGGAATACTTTCCAATTCACTACCAAGTTGCACTGTATACTAAGACTGGGTGAAGCACAACAATTATACGTATCATTACACACTCAGTATTTCATAATCTATACATATTTACTTATGTTAACTAGTTCAAGATAAATATGACCAATACAATACTCTGATCTTTTAAATAATTGTCTTAATTAGAAAATTTACCACCCAAAACAAATGACGTCCATTAATTTCTGGTAACTGCAATAACTAAcatgttttcaatttttattacttatacaagACAAGTGGCTGGTAATATAGTTAAATATAAACATGGTCTCTGAAAACACTTCAATCCAGCAGCCTTGGTTAGAACAACTAGGCCATGAAGCTGCTTACTATAGCCTACTCTATGAGCTTTTCACAGATATCCACTAATTTATAATGAAGAAAATGCATCAAATTgtatttactgttgtttttctttttttggtttaaGGTCAAGCATGTTTTGGAGTAAGTTGAGTAAATTGCAAGGTTAAGACTAGGGTTATTAGGTAATCTACCTTAACTCTTGCcaggctaaaaaaaaatacatgtgcaCCACCCCAAGCTggggaaactttgaggttggctaatataagaaaaaaaaacatcaatggaaagaggaagatactgTATGCAAATGCACACtgtgtaagaaaaaaatgataaaaagttttCCCCatcttccacaagaagttgaaaaaaagACTATTCaatcccttgtggggcctcttttacaagacaatcgtaaatgttaccaagttatacatgttttttctaatacttcaaataattttattttattttgtaaaattataattgcagCTCACATAATAtcaaacagataagaactaaaatctgTAACAAATCTAAGtacatttgttgtaaaatatttacgtaaatttactgagattaaagatgcagtaactttttagGATTTATACATGGTCTTTCTAATACTCCCTTGCACTTTtccttgcaaaattacaattataactgacatactttCATTAAAGATAAGAACTAAGACCAACAGCAACCTCAGGGtacatttatgagcaaatatataaaaagatgtcatgtgagagagagacagtacgtgctcccttgaagtcaagatcataATTTACTCAACTCAAGAGCCACCTGCTTTCTTGACCTTAGCCAGTCTAAGTTCcttttagtgaatttatgggctacagaagtaatggaacctctttcctgcCCAATTCACCCAAATCGATAGTGCATAATACtgatgctcaccatgagtgaatctgtccaccacccaaaacctgttactgCTACTCATATGAAGGCATCCGTCCATTAAAAGTTAAGACTATACCACCACAATTTGCAATTTCCATCCCTCCCACTCATTTCTTGGATCTATAAGAGCAATTACAAGAGACTCCTATACATTACAATATGTTAAAGAAAGAAGTTTgtaaaatacagtaaataaatataattttcctagGTATAAATACTATGGTCTTTTATGTTAAGAGTATTGCAAATGGCAGCTGGAAAGCAATTGTTAAAATCTTGTGTAAATGAGAAGCTGCTAGGACCATCTATCATCTTAAATCCTGGAGTGATCAATGAACAAGTGATCACTCTAACTCATCAGACTGATGAGAAGGAAGGTGTAGACATCCAAATAATTCCAAGGgtgctgaaaaatattttttattagagcCTATGGGTACTGTACAGGTTAGCagaactcgccaccatcctcccgctctcctattggtcagcatctctcccatcgtgctctacgtaaaggcgttcttcttcagccactgcttcgcaccagcgttatcATACGCACacggaatttgttcgttcacatatacgatttcgtttgttaatgtaaattcgtgttagtgatttcgttgtactactttatcatgttgtgtgagaacttaattagtatactacataacttaattacgtacagtatagtcatgggtcccaagaaagttgctgaagttcacggaaagaagaggctGCTTTCTATGCTGACAAAAATGGAGatgataaaaaagtatgaagctggcatgcggtcaagtgtgatcgctaaggaatacggccgaaatccgtcgtcGATAGGCACTATCcgtaagcagaaggaagccatcaaagcagctacaccttccaagggcgtgactattttgtccaacaagaggagccacgtgcatgatgagatggagaggctgcttcttctaaggattgaggacaaagaaatcgctggcgatacgataactgagatggcaatctgccagaaggccagcgctatttttggcgatttgattgcccaggccgaagacgacggaggagaagggacatcgacggcaaccccagactttcaaggcttctcgggggtggtttgataaattccgtaaatggactggcatccatttggtggtgaagaaattcaaattttgtaaaaaaaaaaaaaaaaaaaaaaaaacatacagtataaaaaagtaaaaaaaatgtaaaaataaaaaaaaaatttaattttaagtttttttgtaaagttaagtgttactgttttgttaatgtaaattcgtgttagtgatttcgttgtactactttatcatgttgtgtgagaacttaattagtatactacataacttaattacgtacagtatagtcatgggtcccaagaaagttgctgaggTTCACCGAAAGAAGAGGCTGCTTTCTATGCTGACAAAAATGGAGatgataaaaaagtatgaagctggcatgcggtcaagtgtgatcgctaaggaatacggccgaaatccgtcgtcGATAGGCACTATCcgtaagcagaaggaagccatcaaagcagctacaccttccaagggcgtgactattttgtccaacaagaggagccacgtgcatgatgagatggagaggctgcttcttctaaggattgaggacaaagaaatcgctggcgatacgataactgagatggcaatctgccagaaggccagcgctatttttggcgatttgattgcccaggccgaagacgacggaggagaagggacatcgacgtcAACCCCAGActttcaaggcttctcgggggtggtttgataaattccgtaaatggactggcatccatttggtggtgaagaaattcaaattttgtaaaaaaaaaaaaaaaaaaaaacatacagtataaaaaagtaaaaaaaaatgtaaaataaaaaaaaatttaattttaagtttttttgtaaagttaagtgttactgttttgttaatgtgtttcataaagtttagtttatgtttcctgacatttttaatgtttcattaaGTTAAGAGTACGTACTACGTACATAcaaattttctgccatttgtcctcctctgtcgcaactttcggagatagcctcactcgaaaggtaaggttccacattttactacatacgtacgtatatacgtacagtatttcttgtgtaccatgtacactaatacactttatttataggtaCATATTCGTAGTACGTATTAAATTAGGTatagaatggtccaaattgttgtatttcattctttattggtcaatttagctttattataaaatttactggggtgtttttgagggctaggaacaaattaggcaatttacaagtaaaatgcaattcaagatacaaaaagctcaggttacgaaggccgcctcggaatggattaatttcggatgtcgaggtaccactgtattttcaAATTACTATTGTAttgaattataaaacaaaaaaatagcaatcaatgttttggtttggaaatcagctgaggacgattgcaaggtaagtttattttgctgtattgaagtcaaatcagagcaattttcttgcttctaattAGCGTAAATGAATCTCAAAATACTCTACTattatgggacaaggttattttacgttatacagcgtgttttcaagtcaaaacatCACTTGAATTCGTATCATTGCgaatgaaatttagttatttctttCATAGTAGATGGCAATGAGGGCatgtttatttcataaaaaagatCAATAGATTGCGTTCGATATTTTCACCTGATTTCATCAGAATTCTAAGAActctacatatttatcttttattggagtgaacaCAGTAAAATGAGTTCTTgcatgccaaatagttttgattaaaacacatttccctcaaattttgtttatggtcATGTTAGATGGTGCTATACCGAAGtttccatgttgctgatgcacgataatagtcattagcagatgaacattctttcttcagcttcagctacaacaagcagcttaaatttagcagtatatgcccttgccaaTCTTTTCCCCATAGCGAATGAGGAtgtagtaatgtaaaaatatatcagtcctattctatttagtgtcatttgtaacataactatgccaattttttactatcatacgacggttgaaatgcaagcaaactgCCATAGTATTggattcggttgttcatagcaaatcggCTGTTTCTGGCTGTGTACATTTATacaacaagtataacattactgatgacacttttcttttactctttttaacttaactagaagatgggatagctaatgagatggaggaaaaggggttagcctaactagaaaATGTGATTgataaacaggaggaaaagaggttagccaaTTGTATTTGGTCTTAAAAATTGAACTTGCATGCTACACGAGATACCTGATCAAATCATTATTTTcaggtgaaaatttgggggttgcACGATATGCGAGATCGCTCATTACACGAGCATATACGGTAGTGgtagaaaaaatataagaaaacaagcTAAAATTAAACCAAAGTTCATCTAACAATCACAGATATTCCCAATCTGTGGAAAATGCATATATGTAGAAGCAGACATCTTCACTTTAATATCACATGGGAAAGTGAGTCAGTGATGAGTAGGAGTGCCCATCTCTTACCTACCTGCCACTGATTAAATATCTCTTTAACAGCTTCCAATGACTTTTCCAGTGGCATCTAGAAATAGTCCTATATAAAAGATTTGTATTCTCAAAGGAACAAGTGCAAATTAATACGTATACTACAAATTAGTTCAGACATATTAACACAGAGTCCATCGCTattaggggaaaaaatatttgccaaaggTAGGTAAAGAAGCAAATTAAAACATTTGATTATAAATTTGTTCAGATACTTGTTACAGAGTTTTTTTTAGAAGCAAAATTAAAGTGAGTACTAGTGAAAGTGGGTCTTTAACTACCCTACAGGCAGGGAAGGCAAGCATGAATATAATTGCATAAAGGGTATTAGTCATCTTCACTCAAAGCATAACTCATTCACACTGAAGCAGAACCTTAGAAGCTGTAACCCTAGAAATATAGATATTAAACATCCCACTTCTCATATTTCTGAGTTACAACACTTCAaaatagatcttaaaaactatctcCAAAATAGATCTTAAAAATTATCttgtaatataatgtaaaataaagtaataCTCACCTCTCCACAAGCAAGAGAACAAAAGCTGCTGTCACGAAAGAATTCTGAGCTGAGACCATAGCAACCACAGTTCTTGCAACAACATATGTCATCAGATTCTCGGGTGGATTTGTTCCCTTGAGGTTCAGAGTCTTGAGAATTATCTGAgaagatttcttcatccttaACAAGGTCACGGAAgtttggttttctagcatggtgtCTTGAAGTTGTGGAATCAAATTTcttattttgatgattttttatttcttccagtTCTCTATCCTCCACAATTTCAACAGCATTAAACTCGTTCATTCTAAATTTCAGACCACTACCATCGAGTTTTCCTACACCATTCTCCCATTTCAAAAGATCTGAGAATTTAATTTGCTCAGGTTTTATGTCATTACAGTCTACCTGAAATTCTGGAGCGGTAATAATACTATTTGGTTTTTCTTCAATCAACTCATCTTTGATCTTAACTACGTCCTTCCTTTCATCTTCAATTTTCACTTGATCAGTGTGAGGTTTATCATCTTTTAAGTCTTTGATACTACTTTCCTCATTATTATTGTCTAAGCTTACTGGACTTTGGCATCTAAACTGGTTTTGTGGCTTTGCAAGAAGATTTCCTAACACTTCTTTCCTGACTTCTTCATATATCTTACTTTCATCATTAGCTTTTGGCTGCAGCTGTTTATCACGAAGTTTTTCGTCTGCATCCACAGAGCCTGCCTCTATAGACTGGTAGAGAGCCATAGGCTGATGGTGAATGTTAGGCTGTGGCTGAGGCAAAGTGGATGTTACAGAGTGATGGGCCGTCGTGAAAGTTTGATGAGTGCTAACTAGCGGTTGCTGATGAACGGTTGTCACACAGTGAGGAGCAGTTGAGGTTAGCTGATACCGGTTACTTGTAGGATGTACTGATACCACAGACTGATGCAacgtagtaacaccttgaaatgTACTACCAAAGTTTGCTTGCTTGCTCTCAGAGGACTTGACTTCTTCAGCATTAAGTGTGTCAAATTTGTTAAGTCGACTAGCATCTACCTTTTCTTGTAAGTCTACAGTCTGTATATTGTTGAAATTTTTATCCCTGTAGAATAACAAACaccatataataaaatgaaatgccAATGGTTATACTCTACACCTAAAACTGTTGAAAAGGGTCTTTCAATTTTAAAACATATCATcaccaataaaaataacaaacttggatttttcatttttgtgcaattatcataaagaaataaaacaaagaacagcaatgaaaaaatctTACTCAGAGGCTCTAAATACTGCCCGGGGGACAGTTTCTGACGATGATGCTTCTTCTGAGTCTTCAATAACAGAAGCTAGCACTGGCTGTTTCAAAATACTGACCTCTGGTTCTGTACACTTGGGTAAAGTCACTGGACTACATAATGGGGCAGTGACTGTCAGTGTACctgcatttatagtgtgggtaaGTGTGTTACTTGGTGTGATTATTGGATTTTCCTTCCAATCATCTGTTGACTTGTTACTTTGTGCAAGCGGTCGGGCTTCACGTAACACTGCAAGAGATTAAGTACTTTTATTGATGATTCTGACAAAAATGCAAAAGACAACACTAATTATTTGTACATTTCAAAGTTTGAAGAAATCCATGCCGCCAAACATATTCTTGACCCTAGAACTTGTAAACTGATCTAAAGATTACCTCCCCCTCAGCATTTATTCTATTATACGGGTAAGTATCTGACACAAACCTCATCATAAATCCCCCATAATGAATGGTGAACAATTGTCCAAGAAGACTAAGTTCACAGGAAAGAATCTGATAAACCCTCTTTAAAGTGGCTTTGCTGAGCAAGTACTTTCCCTCAGAAGTATTTCTCTTATAGAAGGGAACCAGTGTTTCCCTCACCTAAAGTCACTGTGTTTCCCTCACCTAAAGTGCCTAATAGGCAAGCTTCATCcagatacaaaattaatgttcAATGTACTTACATTTGTACATACTATAGCCcatcttttcttttaatcttttacaaAATCTAACATAATGGGAGAGAAAATGCCCTTAGCTAACCCAATATAAACAAAAGTGAAAATAACTGTACTGCCAAAGCCACCTTAACAACAGACCTGCCTTTAAAGTAGAGAAAGAGAAGAACAACGAGATTTCCTGAGCCAACCAGAAATAAAGGGAGAAACACTCAAAGCACATACCCCGGGGACTAAAAATAACTGATAGGGGagttcagcagagagagagagagagagagagagagagagagagagaggagagagagagagaacagatggATGATGGACTAGCATCATTTTGTAGTAAAAACAAGGAGGATCCACTGaaaatccatttttatatataaaaactgtaataactgtttttttatttcttccttatgCATTATTCTAAATCACATCCACTATGAAAAACATAATGCAGCAGATATC from Macrobrachium nipponense isolate FS-2020 chromosome 22, ASM1510439v2, whole genome shotgun sequence includes the following:
- the LOC135198459 gene encoding lethal(3)malignant brain tumor-like protein 3 isoform X1, yielding MTDKSEGKTKETQKFVYLQLQQERLGDGRVTALVPGRGSAAPAHFIPLTAKLSVVGSGARPARAAVPVPSPRQQGQGSPIVSVAAPRPTVSSSVSVASTRSLLTTTVTVSGSRPVIASPVPTIAPKPPKGTCSIRRTTSSVVVSSGMNKPGGATIVLGSGNSQATAVYRPALSGSQGAQPHGPVILHTSKVSAPVSVASGTNKMSPRLLPMPLSQSNKQSTTTGTNNNALNMLSVNLGQNKPNMINFKISNGQIQADNLQQVDVLREARPLAQSNKSTDDWKENPIITPSNTLTHTINAGTLTVTAPLCSPVTLPKCTEPEVSILKQPVLASVIEDSEEASSSETVPRAVFRASEDKNFNNIQTVDLQEKVDASRLNKFDTLNAEEVKSSESKQANFGSTFQGVTTLHQSVVSVHPTSNRYQLTSTAPHCVTTVHQQPLVSTHQTFTTAHHSVTSTLPQPQPNIHHQPMALYQSIEAGSVDADEKLRDKQLQPKANDESKIYEEVRKEVLGNLLAKPQNQFRCQSPVSLDNNNEESSIKDLKDDKPHTDQVKIEDERKDVVKIKDELIEEKPNSIITAPEFQVDCNDIKPEQIKFSDLLKWENGVGKLDGSGLKFRMNEFNAVEIVEDRELEEIKNHQNKKFDSTTSRHHARKPNFRDLVKDEEIFSDNSQDSEPQGNKSTRESDDICCCKNCGCYGLSSEFFRDSSFCSLACGEEHDARELEWDKERLKQEKERQKRKRLKQEKLGDQDMVAEGTSDLEESNLPSDEDSVSSKTTAVGSDISVSKYQCPWQDGKNNFSWTKYLEYCGRSKGLAKAAPLKLWPEPFPFTRNLFRPGMKLEAIDPAHQALFCVMTVSETVGFRLRLHFDGYSDQHDYWVNADSPNLFPAGWCEKNGRQLEPPLGVIGFNWKAYLEHCKAQAAPRHAFVNKGHTTMIPPNNFRVGMKLEAEDRKNMWVCVATVADVLDNRVLIHFDGWDKAYDVWNEMSSPYIHPIGWCVANNRVLHPPNDYPNPESFNWHEYLQETNAMAVPARAFKTRPRREFKVNMKVEAVDKRNPSLIRVATIIDIQDYQAKIHFDGWGDEYDYWVDDDSSDLHPPSWCNKTGYRLQVPLTPEQQAEFVESGISCGTPGCKGIGHVKGPIYTTHHTAFGCPYSLQNLNKDPDSVIPDRLHISSERKKGKMTPKIRLDLRPGLPKKEGPSEVEEAEGQKKRVRKRRKFFDELSPPEPNRAHKVQKLSIEETKPHVVTSLMQSPAVTTDIPMMSGTPSTPSTSSNQPVTNPVQPLTPLQPPDEPPEQGVDMIVHQSVFNPGYNPHPVAPVPHSWERHRHLTAPLGDAKRSDVEAWNAEQVQQMVARIPGCEKVSTVFMSEQIDGEALLMMTQSDLVSLLHIKLGPAIKIMAVIMCLRSSV